The following are from one region of the Thermodesulfovibrionales bacterium genome:
- a CDS encoding radical SAM protein, with the protein MTGALKSSKDYPLPVITGSRGNIYEIEDYRAAGMSGGYFLPLEPSDLIPVPEGTKFFYIPDSVPVAYRDKRLVSIEGVMAVAAFLPPGYTRTMLPAYEQRKSTVLPLWSYTAIAWYRGRFHAAAVKVAWHRKADPMLHDDRKLLPLIQKRLSEYKDNRLLRHLKRCALEYHCFAAKNVFFQRWEAPVPTSPGCNARCIGCLSHQEGECCASQERIKFVPSPEEIRDICVPHLKYGEDAIVSFGQGCEGEPLLQADIIEEAIRLIRKETEEGIINLNTNGYSPEKIKRLADAGLQSIRISLNSTIEDRYNAYYRPKGYTFKDVIESLRVSKKAGLFTSINLLVFPGYTDRDEEVNGLIRLIGETGIDLIQMRNLSIDPYLYMKHIKRPSGHAMGIKNLIESLRMQFPQLRIGYFNLSKREMEQNNIHKTLTSGGCHET; encoded by the coding sequence ATGACAGGAGCCTTAAAGAGCAGTAAAGACTATCCACTTCCTGTAATTACAGGCTCCAGGGGAAATATATACGAAATAGAGGATTATAGGGCTGCAGGAATGTCAGGAGGATATTTTTTGCCTCTTGAGCCTTCAGACCTTATACCTGTTCCAGAGGGTACAAAATTTTTCTATATACCTGATTCAGTTCCTGTTGCCTACAGAGATAAACGGCTCGTAAGCATTGAGGGTGTTATGGCAGTTGCTGCCTTTCTCCCTCCGGGTTATACAAGGACTATGTTACCTGCCTATGAACAGAGAAAATCTACTGTCCTTCCCCTCTGGTCCTATACTGCAATTGCCTGGTACAGAGGAAGGTTTCATGCTGCTGCAGTGAAGGTAGCCTGGCACAGAAAGGCCGATCCAATGCTTCATGACGACAGAAAACTTCTGCCCCTTATACAAAAGAGACTTTCTGAATATAAGGATAACAGACTCCTCAGGCATCTTAAAAGATGTGCTTTAGAGTATCATTGCTTTGCAGCAAAGAATGTATTCTTTCAGAGATGGGAGGCGCCGGTTCCGACCTCACCAGGCTGTAATGCCAGATGCATAGGCTGTCTTTCCCATCAGGAAGGTGAATGCTGTGCATCTCAGGAGAGGATAAAATTCGTTCCATCACCTGAAGAGATAAGGGATATATGTGTACCACACCTTAAATATGGAGAAGATGCAATTGTTAGTTTCGGACAGGGGTGTGAGGGAGAGCCATTGCTACAGGCTGATATAATAGAGGAGGCAATAAGATTGATAAGAAAGGAGACAGAGGAAGGGATAATAAATCTAAATACTAATGGATATTCTCCTGAAAAGATAAAAAGACTTGCTGATGCAGGACTCCAGAGTATAAGGATAAGCCTTAATTCAACAATAGAGGATAGATACAATGCCTATTACAGACCAAAAGGGTATACATTCAAAGATGTAATCGAGTCTCTGAGGGTTTCAAAGAAAGCCGGACTTTTCACGAGCATAAACCTTCTTGTATTTCCTGGTTACACTGACAGAGATGAGGAGGTCAATGGGCTCATAAGATTAATTGGTGAAACCGGAATTGACCTTATACAGATGAGAAATCTTTCTATAGATCCCTATTTATATATGAAACATATTAAGAGACCTTCAGGCCATGCTATGGGAATAAAGAATTTAATAGAAAGTCTCAGGATGCAATTTCCACAGCTTAGAATAGGTTATTTTAATCTCTCAAAAAGGGAGATGGAACAGAATAATATACATAAAACCCTTACATCTGGAGGCTGTCATGAAACTTAG
- the rsmI gene encoding 16S rRNA (cytidine(1402)-2'-O)-methyltransferase, translated as MANEIQGFLYKEIMPGVLYIVATPIGNLEDITLRALRVLKDVDFIAAEDTRHSLKLLNHYDIEKPLLSYWSEREKVRSDEIINLLKQGRSVALISDAGTPGISDPGAVLIGRAIDEGLTVVPVPGASALIAALSISGLPTEEFTFCGFLPPRRAERIRKLELLKFERRTLVFYEAPHRLLETVEDFLEVFGGERRVAIFKELTKIHEQVFRGSIQEVYSKLLESVVAGEYVIVLEGSGKILSSFEEALEEVKVLMKQGMGRKEAVKTVAEHYNLSSKELYDRSLKEQ; from the coding sequence GTGGCTAACGAGATTCAGGGATTCCTTTACAAAGAAATAATGCCTGGTGTCCTTTACATAGTTGCTACACCAATAGGAAATCTTGAAGACATTACTCTGAGGGCTCTCAGGGTTCTAAAAGATGTTGATTTTATCGCTGCTGAGGATACGAGGCATTCTTTAAAGCTTCTGAATCATTATGATATAGAAAAGCCTCTTCTCAGTTACTGGAGTGAAAGGGAGAAGGTTCGTTCAGATGAGATAATTAACCTTCTCAAGCAGGGAAGATCTGTTGCCCTCATATCTGATGCTGGTACTCCGGGTATATCAGACCCCGGTGCTGTGCTTATTGGAAGGGCAATAGATGAAGGTCTTACTGTTGTACCTGTTCCTGGAGCTTCTGCCCTTATAGCAGCCCTGAGTATCTCAGGACTTCCTACAGAGGAGTTTACTTTCTGTGGTTTTCTCCCTCCCAGAAGGGCAGAAAGAATCAGGAAACTTGAATTGCTTAAATTTGAAAGAAGAACACTGGTATTTTATGAAGCACCACACAGGCTTCTGGAGACAGTAGAGGATTTTCTGGAGGTCTTTGGTGGAGAAAGAAGGGTCGCTATTTTCAAAGAATTAACAAAGATTCATGAACAGGTATTCAGGGGTAGTATTCAGGAGGTTTATTCAAAACTTCTTGAATCTGTAGTTGCTGGTGAATATGTGATAGTCCTTGAGGGAAGTGGTAAAATTCTTTCTTCTTTTGAAGAGGCTCTTGAAGAGGTTAAGGTGCTAATGAAACAGGGTATGGGAAGAAAAGAGGCTGTAAAGACAGTTGCTGAACATTATAATCTATCAAGTAAGGAACTCTATGACAGGAGCCTTAAAGAGCAGTAA
- a CDS encoding ferritin family protein: protein MAFTVHEVIEQAVQTEKLGYDFYTQMSQRFKDQEELRKLFDILAEKELRHEKTFRELLEITGDSEPEGWEDISAYMRAIVESEFFLGKNKSLPSMANIKTVEDAVKFAIGFEKETLLYFHGIRDAVKEKEIVDEIINEEKSHIMWLTRFRDSFTKK, encoded by the coding sequence ATGGCATTTACAGTCCATGAGGTTATTGAACAGGCAGTCCAGACAGAAAAACTTGGTTATGACTTTTACACTCAGATGTCCCAGAGATTCAAGGACCAGGAAGAGCTCAGGAAGCTTTTTGATATCCTTGCTGAAAAAGAATTAAGACACGAAAAGACATTTAGAGAGCTGCTTGAGATCACTGGAGATTCAGAACCCGAGGGATGGGAAGATATTTCTGCCTATATGAGAGCTATAGTGGAGTCAGAGTTCTTCCTTGGAAAGAATAAATCTCTTCCATCAATGGCTAATATAAAGACCGTTGAAGATGCTGTGAAATTTGCAATAGGTTTTGAAAAGGAGACACTGCTTTATTTCCATGGTATCAGGGATGCAGTGAAAGAAAAGGAGATTGTTGATGAGATAATAAATGAAGAAAAGAGCCATATAATGTGGCTAACGAGATTCAGGGATTCCTTTACAAAGAAATAA
- a CDS encoding NAD+ synthase yields MKIVRIALAQINTTVGDLEGNVRKIKAYINKAVERGADIVAFPELSITGYPPEDLLLKPQFIKDNMEALYEIVSSTGDIIAVVGFVNRSDDIYNAAAIIHNRRLVDVYHKNYLPNYGVFDEFRYFQTGSRRPVYRVGDIVFGVSICEDIWYPDGPPTIQALHGAELLININASPYHRRKIIERERMLSTRALDNSAVVCYVNAVGGQDELVFDGGSMVIDETGKVIARAAQFEEVLLVVDLNVESVFTRRLKDIRRRQAVAGLKENRIELIRIEREIPFREKLREVPSLPALLDEEEEIYRALILGTADYVNKNGFKGVLIGLSGGIDSSLVAAIAVDALGKERVTGVFMPSQYTSSESREDVEELVRNLDIKLIELSITDIFGSYIAELRSIFKDLPEDVTEENIQARIRGNLLMALSNKFGHLVLTTGNKSELSVGYATLYGDMAGGFAVIKDVPKTMVYRLARWRNSKSPVIPERVFIKPPSAELRPGQKDTDTLPPYDLLDPVLKAYIEEDRSFDEIIVAGCSEECVKNIIRMVDRSEYKRRQSPPGIKITRRALGKDRRFPITNAYRSF; encoded by the coding sequence ATGAAGATAGTTAGAATAGCTCTTGCGCAGATAAATACTACGGTTGGTGACCTTGAAGGAAATGTCAGAAAGATAAAGGCTTACATTAATAAAGCTGTTGAAAGAGGTGCTGATATCGTTGCCTTTCCCGAGCTGTCTATTACAGGTTATCCTCCTGAGGATCTTCTTTTAAAACCGCAGTTTATAAAAGATAATATGGAAGCACTTTATGAGATAGTTTCATCTACAGGTGATATTATTGCTGTAGTTGGATTCGTAAACAGATCAGATGATATATACAATGCAGCGGCAATAATCCATAACAGAAGACTTGTTGATGTTTATCACAAAAATTATCTTCCCAATTACGGAGTCTTTGATGAGTTCAGGTATTTCCAGACTGGTTCGAGAAGGCCGGTTTACAGGGTGGGTGATATAGTCTTTGGAGTGAGTATCTGTGAAGACATCTGGTATCCTGATGGACCTCCAACAATTCAGGCGCTGCACGGTGCTGAGTTGCTTATTAATATCAATGCCTCACCCTATCACAGGAGAAAAATAATTGAAAGGGAAAGGATGCTTTCTACAAGGGCTCTGGATAATTCAGCAGTGGTGTGCTATGTAAATGCAGTTGGTGGTCAGGATGAGCTTGTTTTTGATGGTGGTAGCATGGTTATTGATGAGACGGGTAAGGTTATTGCAAGGGCAGCCCAGTTTGAAGAGGTACTGCTTGTGGTTGATCTTAATGTGGAATCTGTCTTTACAAGACGGCTGAAGGATATTAGGAGAAGGCAGGCTGTTGCTGGACTTAAGGAAAACAGGATTGAGCTTATAAGGATTGAAAGAGAAATACCTTTTAGAGAAAAGCTCAGGGAGGTCCCATCACTTCCAGCCTTGCTTGATGAGGAAGAAGAGATATACAGAGCCCTTATTCTTGGCACAGCTGACTATGTAAACAAGAATGGATTTAAAGGCGTTTTAATAGGTCTGAGCGGAGGAATAGATTCTTCCCTTGTAGCAGCCATTGCTGTTGACGCCCTCGGAAAGGAAAGGGTCACAGGTGTTTTCATGCCTTCTCAATATACATCCTCTGAAAGCAGGGAGGATGTTGAGGAGCTTGTGAGGAATCTTGATATAAAGCTTATAGAGCTTTCCATTACAGATATCTTTGGATCTTATATTGCTGAATTAAGATCTATTTTCAAGGATCTTCCAGAGGATGTAACAGAAGAAAACATCCAGGCCCGGATAAGGGGTAACCTGCTGATGGCCCTTTCTAATAAATTCGGTCATCTGGTTCTCACCACAGGGAATAAATCAGAGCTCAGTGTTGGTTATGCAACACTTTACGGTGATATGGCTGGTGGTTTTGCGGTAATAAAGGATGTACCCAAAACTATGGTGTACAGGCTTGCAAGGTGGAGAAACTCAAAATCCCCTGTAATACCTGAGAGGGTTTTTATAAAACCGCCATCAGCGGAATTGAGACCCGGTCAGAAGGATACTGATACCCTACCACCCTATGATTTGCTTGACCCTGTACTCAAGGCTTATATAGAAGAGGACAGGAGCTTTGATGAGATAATAGTGGCAGGATGTTCTGAAGAATGCGTTAAGAATATTATAAGAATGGTTGACAGGAGTGAATACAAACGAAGACAATCTCCTCCTGGTATAAAGATAACCCGCCGTGCCCTGGGAAAAGACAGGCGATTCCCAATAACCAACGCATATAGGAGTTTCTGA
- a CDS encoding ABC transporter ATP-binding protein, which yields MFIDVKNLSKHYFIGSEEIKAVDNVTFNIKKGEFASIVGHSGSGKTTLLSLIGGLTKPDSGSIVIDGIEILNLSDDELSEYRNKKVSFVYQFSSLIPTLTSLENVLLPAIFLKERRTGLVSKAKDLLALVGLKDKMNAYPSQLSGGQQRRVAIARAFINDPELVLADEPTGDLDEETEKEVMTLFERFNTEKGITFILVTHSSELARHASKRFHMSSGKLSEIA from the coding sequence ATGTTTATTGATGTAAAGAATCTTTCAAAACATTATTTCATTGGCTCTGAAGAGATAAAGGCAGTTGATAATGTGACATTTAATATAAAGAAAGGAGAGTTTGCATCTATTGTTGGTCATTCAGGAAGTGGAAAGACCACACTCTTGAGTCTCATCGGAGGATTAACAAAACCTGATTCAGGAAGCATTGTTATTGATGGAATAGAAATACTTAATCTAAGTGATGATGAACTTTCAGAATACAGAAATAAAAAGGTCAGCTTTGTATATCAGTTTTCAAGTTTAATACCCACACTTACAAGCCTTGAGAATGTACTGCTTCCTGCAATATTTTTAAAGGAACGAAGAACAGGTCTTGTTTCAAAGGCAAAGGACCTATTAGCACTTGTTGGGCTAAAGGACAAAATGAATGCCTATCCATCACAGCTTTCAGGTGGCCAGCAGAGAAGGGTTGCCATAGCAAGGGCTTTTATAAATGACCCGGAGCTTGTACTTGCCGATGAACCAACAGGTGACCTTGATGAGGAGACAGAAAAGGAGGTGATGACATTATTTGAGAGATTTAACACGGAAAAGGGCATAACCTTTATTCTTGTAACACACAGCAGTGAACTGGCGCGACATGCTTCAAAAAGATTTCATATGAGCTCCGGGAAACTTAGTGAAATTGCTTAA
- a CDS encoding FmdE family protein, whose amino-acid sequence MKSYDDVVKFHGHSCPGLALGYRVGLRALKELGLEQGSSDEEIVAIVENDSCAVDAIQVITGCTFGKGNLIFNDYGKQVYTIVKRPSGEGVRISIDYIPPEESAEEREAWRRYSEGDRSEDVLKIVHSRKAKKLAAILDATDEEIMKLTKVKIELPKEAKIYRSVRCEVCGEKVAEPKARLKEGRILCIPCFQL is encoded by the coding sequence ATGAAATCCTATGATGATGTGGTGAAATTTCACGGTCACAGCTGTCCTGGCCTTGCCCTTGGTTACAGGGTTGGCTTGAGGGCCTTAAAGGAACTTGGTCTTGAGCAGGGCTCTTCTGATGAGGAGATTGTTGCCATTGTGGAGAATGATTCCTGTGCAGTTGATGCAATACAGGTTATTACAGGATGCACCTTTGGAAAGGGAAATCTAATATTTAATGATTATGGAAAACAGGTTTATACTATTGTAAAGAGACCATCTGGTGAGGGTGTGAGGATATCAATTGATTACATACCGCCCGAGGAGTCAGCCGAGGAGAGGGAAGCATGGAGGAGGTATTCAGAGGGAGATCGTTCAGAGGATGTACTCAAAATAGTCCACTCAAGAAAGGCAAAGAAGCTAGCAGCAATACTAGATGCTACTGATGAAGAGATAATGAAGTTGACAAAGGTAAAAATTGAACTTCCAAAGGAGGCAAAAATATACAGGAGTGTAAGGTGTGAGGTCTGTGGAGAAAAGGTTGCTGAGCCAAAGGCAAGACTTAAGGAAGGTAGAATATTATGTATACCATGCTTTCAGCTGTGA